One genomic window of Paramormyrops kingsleyae isolate MSU_618 chromosome 20, PKINGS_0.4, whole genome shotgun sequence includes the following:
- the rcor3 gene encoding REST corepressor 3 isoform X1, with protein sequence MPGMMEKGSEYLGKGRSNGTKSPSNASNGHFSDDSGSDEEHDVGMRVGSEYQATIPEYDPGSTKYSEKDSGGMLVWSPYHTIVDTKLDEYIAIAKEKHGYNVEQALGMLFWHKHNIEKSLADLPNFTPFPDEWTVEDKVLFEQAFSFHGKSFHRIQQMLPDKSISSLVKYYYSWKKTRSRTSLMDRQARKLANRSNQDESDEEMEEANPIEANDSDYDPTKETKKELSVHARVCCPPKTHSEPPTPTTKIGMGRREHQTLQHRHHSQRSKCRPPKGMYLTQEDVVAVSCSSTAANTVLRQLDMELVSLKRQVQNAKQLNSILKQKMESGIDDYRLPECNQKINARWTTDEQLLAVQGVRKYGKDFQAIADVIGNKTVGQVKNFFVNYRRRFNLEEVLQEWEAEQGTRAPNGDAATSGEEGKNSSNTPTSGKSTDEEEEEGQMTPASGPSPVAQASLAPPPATSTASLNQPPPLLRPGLPSTPALHRQPPPLQQQARFLRPALNQPPPLIRPSNPMPPRLNPRPSLASVAGQQPPTLIGIQTETQSSSLH encoded by the exons atgcCTGGAATGATGGAAAAGGGTTCTGAATATCTTGGGAAAGGGCGATCAAATGGGACGAAAAGCCCATCCAACGCTTCGAATGGACATTTTTCGGACGATAGTGGCAGCGACGAAGAGCATG ACGTTGGAATGCGAGTGGGATCGGAATATCAAGCGACTATCCCTGAATACGATCCTG GATCTACAAAGTACAGCGAGAAGGACAGTGGAGGGATGCTGGTATGGTCTCCATACCATACAATTGTTGATACTAAAT TGGATGAATATATTGCCAttgcaaaagaaaaacatggaTACAATGTTGAGCAG gctctGGGGATGCTGTTCTGGCACAAGCATAACATAGAGAAGTCGCTGGCGGACCTGCCCAACTTCACTCCCTTCCCTGATGAATGGACTGTGGAAGACAAAGTCTTATTTGAGCAGGCCTTTAGTTTTCATGGCAAAAGCTTTCACAGGATTCAACAAATG CTGCCAGATAAGTCTATTTCCAGTCTAGTGAAGTACTACTACTCGTGGAAAAAGACCCGTTCCAGGACAAGTTTGATGGACAGACAAGCGAGAAAACTGGCAAATCGGAGTAACCAAGATGAGAG CGATGAAGAAATGGAAGAGGCGAATCCTATTGAAGCAAATGACAGTGATTATGACCCCACCAAGGAGACGAAAAAAGAG CTGTCTGTTCATGCACGTGTGTGCTGTCCTCCAAAGACCCATTCTGAGCCACCGACCCCAACCACAAAGATAGGGATGGGTAGGAGAGAGCATCAAACTCTGCAGCACCGCCACCACTCACAGCGCTCCAAGTGCCGGCCGCCCAAGGGCATGTACCTCACTCAGGAGGATGTGGTGGCTGTATCTTGTAGCTCCACAGCTGCCAACACTGTCCTCAGGCAGCTGGACATGGAACTGGTGTCCTTAAAGCGACAG gtCCAAAATGCAAAACAGCTGAACAGCATTCTCAAACAGAAGATGGAATCTGGTATAGATGATTACAGATTGCCTGAG TGCAACCAGAAAATTAATGCACGCTGGACAACAGACGAACAGCTTCTTGCCGTTCAAG GTGTCCGGAAATATGGGAAAGACTTTCAAGCTATCGCCGACGTTATTGGTAATAAAACCGTAGGGCAGGTAAAGAACTTCTTTGTCAACTACCGTCGTCGATTTAACTTGGAGGAGGTGCTGCAGGAGTGGGAGGCGGAGCAGGGAACGCGCGCCCCCAACGGCGACGCCGCAACCTCGGGGGAGGAGGGCAAAAACAGCTCCAACACTCCGACGTCAGGGAAGAGTACagatgaagaggaagaggag GGCCAGATGACCCCAGCGTCAGGCCCATCCCCCGTGGCTCAGGCCTcgctggccccgcccccagccaccagCACGGCGTCCCTGAACCAGCCGCCGCCCCTGCTGCGGCCTGGCCTGCCCAGCACCCCCGCCCTGCACCGCCAGCCTCCGCCACTCCAGCAGCAGGCCCGATTCCTCCGGCCGGCACTCAACCAGCCACCCCCCCTCATCCGGCCCTCCAACCCCATGCCCCCCCGCCTCAATCCCCGCCCCTCCTTGGCGTCGGTTGCCGGCCAGCAGCCCCCGACCCTGATCGGCATCCAGACGGAGACGCAGTCGTCGTCCTTGCACTGA
- the rcor3 gene encoding REST corepressor 3 isoform X3, producing MPGMMEKGSEYLGKGRSNGTKSPSNASNGHFSDDSGSDEEHDVGMRVGSEYQATIPEYDPGSTKYSEKDSGGMLVWSPYHTIVDTKLDEYIAIAKEKHGYNVEQALGMLFWHKHNIEKSLADLPNFTPFPDEWTVEDKVLFEQAFSFHGKSFHRIQQMLPDKSISSLVKYYYSWKKTRSRTSLMDRQARKLANRSNQDESDEEMEEANPIEANDSDYDPTKETKKELSVHARVCCPPKTHSEPPTPTTKIGMGRREHQTLQHRHHSQRSKCRPPKGMYLTQEDVVAVSCSSTAANTVLRQLDMELVSLKRQVQNAKQLNSILKQKMESGIDDYRLPECNQKINARWTTDEQLLAVQGVRKYGKDFQAIADVIGNKTVGQVKNFFVNYRRRFNLEEVLQEWEAEQGTRAPNGDAATSGEEGKNSSNTPTSGKSTDEEEEEVVDRSSYP from the exons atgcCTGGAATGATGGAAAAGGGTTCTGAATATCTTGGGAAAGGGCGATCAAATGGGACGAAAAGCCCATCCAACGCTTCGAATGGACATTTTTCGGACGATAGTGGCAGCGACGAAGAGCATG ACGTTGGAATGCGAGTGGGATCGGAATATCAAGCGACTATCCCTGAATACGATCCTG GATCTACAAAGTACAGCGAGAAGGACAGTGGAGGGATGCTGGTATGGTCTCCATACCATACAATTGTTGATACTAAAT TGGATGAATATATTGCCAttgcaaaagaaaaacatggaTACAATGTTGAGCAG gctctGGGGATGCTGTTCTGGCACAAGCATAACATAGAGAAGTCGCTGGCGGACCTGCCCAACTTCACTCCCTTCCCTGATGAATGGACTGTGGAAGACAAAGTCTTATTTGAGCAGGCCTTTAGTTTTCATGGCAAAAGCTTTCACAGGATTCAACAAATG CTGCCAGATAAGTCTATTTCCAGTCTAGTGAAGTACTACTACTCGTGGAAAAAGACCCGTTCCAGGACAAGTTTGATGGACAGACAAGCGAGAAAACTGGCAAATCGGAGTAACCAAGATGAGAG CGATGAAGAAATGGAAGAGGCGAATCCTATTGAAGCAAATGACAGTGATTATGACCCCACCAAGGAGACGAAAAAAGAG CTGTCTGTTCATGCACGTGTGTGCTGTCCTCCAAAGACCCATTCTGAGCCACCGACCCCAACCACAAAGATAGGGATGGGTAGGAGAGAGCATCAAACTCTGCAGCACCGCCACCACTCACAGCGCTCCAAGTGCCGGCCGCCCAAGGGCATGTACCTCACTCAGGAGGATGTGGTGGCTGTATCTTGTAGCTCCACAGCTGCCAACACTGTCCTCAGGCAGCTGGACATGGAACTGGTGTCCTTAAAGCGACAG gtCCAAAATGCAAAACAGCTGAACAGCATTCTCAAACAGAAGATGGAATCTGGTATAGATGATTACAGATTGCCTGAG TGCAACCAGAAAATTAATGCACGCTGGACAACAGACGAACAGCTTCTTGCCGTTCAAG GTGTCCGGAAATATGGGAAAGACTTTCAAGCTATCGCCGACGTTATTGGTAATAAAACCGTAGGGCAGGTAAAGAACTTCTTTGTCAACTACCGTCGTCGATTTAACTTGGAGGAGGTGCTGCAGGAGTGGGAGGCGGAGCAGGGAACGCGCGCCCCCAACGGCGACGCCGCAACCTCGGGGGAGGAGGGCAAAAACAGCTCCAACACTCCGACGTCAGGGAAGAGTACagatgaagaggaagaggaggttgTGGACCGTTCTTCTTACCCTTAA
- the rcor3 gene encoding REST corepressor 3 isoform X2 gives MPGMMEKGSEYLGKGRSNGTKSPSNASNGHFSDDSGSDEEHDVGMRVGSEYQATIPEYDPGSTKYSEKDSGGMLVWSPYHTIVDTKLDEYIAIAKEKHGYNVEQALGMLFWHKHNIEKSLADLPNFTPFPDEWTVEDKVLFEQAFSFHGKSFHRIQQMLPDKSISSLVKYYYSWKKTRSRTSLMDRQARKLANRSNQDESDEEMEEANPIEANDSDYDPTKETKKETHSEPPTPTTKIGMGRREHQTLQHRHHSQRSKCRPPKGMYLTQEDVVAVSCSSTAANTVLRQLDMELVSLKRQVQNAKQLNSILKQKMESGIDDYRLPECNQKINARWTTDEQLLAVQGVRKYGKDFQAIADVIGNKTVGQVKNFFVNYRRRFNLEEVLQEWEAEQGTRAPNGDAATSGEEGKNSSNTPTSGKSTDEEEEEGQMTPASGPSPVAQASLAPPPATSTASLNQPPPLLRPGLPSTPALHRQPPPLQQQARFLRPALNQPPPLIRPSNPMPPRLNPRPSLASVAGQQPPTLIGIQTETQSSSLH, from the exons atgcCTGGAATGATGGAAAAGGGTTCTGAATATCTTGGGAAAGGGCGATCAAATGGGACGAAAAGCCCATCCAACGCTTCGAATGGACATTTTTCGGACGATAGTGGCAGCGACGAAGAGCATG ACGTTGGAATGCGAGTGGGATCGGAATATCAAGCGACTATCCCTGAATACGATCCTG GATCTACAAAGTACAGCGAGAAGGACAGTGGAGGGATGCTGGTATGGTCTCCATACCATACAATTGTTGATACTAAAT TGGATGAATATATTGCCAttgcaaaagaaaaacatggaTACAATGTTGAGCAG gctctGGGGATGCTGTTCTGGCACAAGCATAACATAGAGAAGTCGCTGGCGGACCTGCCCAACTTCACTCCCTTCCCTGATGAATGGACTGTGGAAGACAAAGTCTTATTTGAGCAGGCCTTTAGTTTTCATGGCAAAAGCTTTCACAGGATTCAACAAATG CTGCCAGATAAGTCTATTTCCAGTCTAGTGAAGTACTACTACTCGTGGAAAAAGACCCGTTCCAGGACAAGTTTGATGGACAGACAAGCGAGAAAACTGGCAAATCGGAGTAACCAAGATGAGAG CGATGAAGAAATGGAAGAGGCGAATCCTATTGAAGCAAATGACAGTGATTATGACCCCACCAAGGAGACGAAAAAAGAG ACCCATTCTGAGCCACCGACCCCAACCACAAAGATAGGGATGGGTAGGAGAGAGCATCAAACTCTGCAGCACCGCCACCACTCACAGCGCTCCAAGTGCCGGCCGCCCAAGGGCATGTACCTCACTCAGGAGGATGTGGTGGCTGTATCTTGTAGCTCCACAGCTGCCAACACTGTCCTCAGGCAGCTGGACATGGAACTGGTGTCCTTAAAGCGACAG gtCCAAAATGCAAAACAGCTGAACAGCATTCTCAAACAGAAGATGGAATCTGGTATAGATGATTACAGATTGCCTGAG TGCAACCAGAAAATTAATGCACGCTGGACAACAGACGAACAGCTTCTTGCCGTTCAAG GTGTCCGGAAATATGGGAAAGACTTTCAAGCTATCGCCGACGTTATTGGTAATAAAACCGTAGGGCAGGTAAAGAACTTCTTTGTCAACTACCGTCGTCGATTTAACTTGGAGGAGGTGCTGCAGGAGTGGGAGGCGGAGCAGGGAACGCGCGCCCCCAACGGCGACGCCGCAACCTCGGGGGAGGAGGGCAAAAACAGCTCCAACACTCCGACGTCAGGGAAGAGTACagatgaagaggaagaggag GGCCAGATGACCCCAGCGTCAGGCCCATCCCCCGTGGCTCAGGCCTcgctggccccgcccccagccaccagCACGGCGTCCCTGAACCAGCCGCCGCCCCTGCTGCGGCCTGGCCTGCCCAGCACCCCCGCCCTGCACCGCCAGCCTCCGCCACTCCAGCAGCAGGCCCGATTCCTCCGGCCGGCACTCAACCAGCCACCCCCCCTCATCCGGCCCTCCAACCCCATGCCCCCCCGCCTCAATCCCCGCCCCTCCTTGGCGTCGGTTGCCGGCCAGCAGCCCCCGACCCTGATCGGCATCCAGACGGAGACGCAGTCGTCGTCCTTGCACTGA